A region from the Sandaracinus amylolyticus genome encodes:
- a CDS encoding PhoH family protein has product MAQTTPRESANEDNIHAEVEVDEPDLLVRLTGPGANHLDILESEFEITAGVRGNTIHLRGTREAVENAERALMEILSMLEKNKGFSEREVERSIRTLKANPEVRLGDFMNDVVLATPRRTITAKGPTQHGYVQQMRENDIVFGIGPAGTGKTYLAMAMAVRALLEKRVKRIVLTRPAVEAGEKLGFLPGDLAEKVNPYLRPLYDALHDMMDFERAQMLVQRGVIEVAPLAFMRGRTLNDAFVILDEAQNSTSDQMRMFLTRLGFGSKAVVTGDVTQVDLPSGARSGLADATRVLDRVPGIAFTYFSDADVVRHPLVARIVRAYEARDAARERAKAEREALAEMEAEGAPDSGTREGTVGPADDQR; this is encoded by the coding sequence ATGGCCCAGACGACTCCGAGGGAGAGCGCGAACGAGGACAACATCCACGCCGAGGTCGAGGTCGACGAGCCCGATCTGTTGGTGCGGCTGACCGGTCCCGGCGCGAACCACCTCGACATCCTCGAGAGCGAGTTCGAGATCACGGCGGGCGTACGCGGCAACACGATCCACCTCCGCGGCACGCGCGAGGCGGTCGAGAACGCCGAGCGCGCGCTGATGGAGATCCTCTCGATGCTCGAGAAGAACAAGGGCTTCTCGGAGCGCGAGGTCGAGCGATCGATCCGCACGCTCAAGGCGAACCCCGAGGTGCGCCTCGGCGACTTCATGAACGACGTCGTCCTCGCGACCCCGCGCCGCACGATCACGGCGAAGGGCCCGACGCAGCACGGCTACGTGCAGCAGATGCGCGAGAACGACATCGTCTTCGGCATCGGCCCCGCGGGCACGGGCAAGACCTACCTCGCGATGGCGATGGCGGTGCGCGCGCTGCTCGAGAAGCGCGTGAAGCGCATCGTGCTCACGCGCCCCGCGGTCGAGGCGGGCGAGAAGCTCGGCTTCCTGCCCGGCGATCTCGCGGAGAAGGTCAATCCGTACCTCCGTCCGCTCTACGACGCGCTCCACGACATGATGGACTTCGAGCGCGCGCAGATGCTCGTGCAGCGCGGCGTCATCGAGGTCGCGCCGCTCGCGTTCATGCGCGGTCGCACGCTCAACGACGCGTTCGTCATCCTCGACGAGGCGCAGAACTCGACCAGCGATCAGATGCGCATGTTCCTCACGCGCCTCGGCTTCGGCTCGAAGGCGGTGGTCACCGGCGACGTGACGCAGGTCGATCTGCCGAGCGGTGCGCGCAGCGGTCTCGCCGATGCGACGCGCGTGCTCGATCGCGTGCCCGGGATCGCGTTCACGTACTTCAGCGACGCCGACGTCGTGCGTCATCCGCTCGTCGCGCGGATCGTGCGCGCGTACGAGGCGCGTGATGCCGCGCGCGAGCGCGCGAAGGCGGAGCGCGAGGCCCTCGCGGAGATGGAAGCCGAGGGCGCGCCCGACTCGGGGACTCGCGAGGGTACTGTCGGTCCGGCCGACGATCAGCGATGA
- a CDS encoding GNAT family N-acetyltransferase: MTRFEELAWDQLSAHALYEALALRQRVFVVEQDCVYLDADGKDRIARHLFAWEGAQLVAYARLLPEGARFAERSIGRVVVAPEARGRGLARTLMERAIASIREAHGPVPIALSAQAHLERFYASLGFARTSAVYDEDGIPHVDMRNDA, from the coding sequence GTGACGCGCTTCGAGGAGCTGGCGTGGGATCAGCTGTCGGCGCACGCGCTCTACGAAGCGCTCGCGCTGCGACAGCGCGTGTTCGTCGTGGAGCAGGACTGCGTGTACCTCGACGCCGACGGCAAGGATCGCATCGCGCGCCACCTCTTCGCGTGGGAAGGCGCGCAGCTCGTCGCGTACGCGCGGCTCTTGCCCGAGGGCGCGCGCTTCGCGGAGCGATCGATCGGGCGCGTCGTGGTCGCGCCCGAGGCGCGCGGTCGCGGGCTCGCACGCACGCTGATGGAGCGCGCGATCGCGTCGATCCGCGAAGCGCACGGTCCGGTGCCGATCGCGCTCTCCGCGCAGGCGCACCTCGAGCGCTTCTACGCGAGCCTCGGCTTCGCGCGCACCAGCGCGGTGTACGACGAGGACGGGATTCCCCACGTCGACATGCGCAACGACGCGTGA
- a CDS encoding glutathione S-transferase family protein, whose product MTTLVLHQPPPRPWGMPSFSPFCTKLETYLRMAGIPHEVRPPDMRRAPKGKIPYVEIDGRLIGDSQLVIDELVRRHGDTLDAQLDSKQRAIGHAVRRMLEEGTYFTTLHLRWIDEDGFRVLRPEFGKMFPPALRPLLFPMVRRSVRSALRGQGTGRHTKDEIVSFARRDLDALSAILGESEYLLGDRPSSYDATAYAFCESALGFPHPSGVLEHARSKPNLVAYRARMRERWFPELGPVRS is encoded by the coding sequence ATGACCACGCTCGTCCTGCACCAACCGCCCCCGCGCCCGTGGGGCATGCCCAGCTTCAGCCCCTTCTGCACGAAGCTCGAGACGTACTTGCGCATGGCCGGGATCCCGCACGAAGTGCGTCCACCCGACATGCGGCGCGCGCCGAAGGGCAAGATCCCGTACGTCGAGATCGACGGTCGTTTGATCGGCGACTCGCAGCTCGTGATCGACGAGCTCGTGCGCCGTCACGGCGACACGCTCGACGCGCAGCTCGACTCGAAGCAGCGCGCGATCGGGCACGCGGTGCGACGGATGCTCGAGGAGGGCACGTACTTCACGACGCTGCACCTGCGGTGGATCGACGAAGATGGTTTCCGCGTGCTGCGGCCCGAGTTCGGGAAGATGTTCCCGCCGGCGCTGCGCCCGCTGCTGTTCCCGATGGTCCGCAGGAGCGTCCGCAGCGCGCTGCGCGGACAGGGCACGGGGCGCCACACGAAGGACGAGATCGTCTCGTTCGCACGGCGTGATCTGGACGCGCTCTCCGCGATCCTCGGCGAGAGCGAGTACCTGCTCGGCGATCGACCGAGCTCGTACGACGCGACGGCGTACGCGTTCTGCGAGAGCGCGCTCGGGTTCCCGCATCCGTCGGGCGTGCTCGAGCACGCGCGCAGCAAGCCGAACCTCGTCGCGTATCGAGCGCGCATGCGCGAGCGGTGGTTCCCGGAGCTCGGCCCGGTGCGGTCGTGA
- a CDS encoding D-alanine--D-alanine ligase family protein codes for MLCCDPASPLKARGDEDFDYEHADASDRAFLRALEDAGYEASWHPVHLANVDTVVDALDCDVVFNLCDGSGQGIDNYPGVEAIDAIERRGLPYTGSRREPYRTSISKVTMKTRFVAAGVPTPKWQLLASPDEPLLDDLRGVPLFVKPHDAGGSAGVHLSSIIAADDELALRARVEEIFRDYGSALVEEYVDGREITVGLLGSGERAKALPPLEVRFGDAFPPGKGIRTHETKWDTSSPLYGSFELLCPAPLTLAETRRVLRVARDAYRAIDGAGYGRVDMRVDHRGPFVLEVNMNCSLEYGESSADCAMYPFAAQAAGLAFPELLRRLVEDAKRFHRAASPARRARRVVSLEARRRRR; via the coding sequence GTGCTCTGCTGCGATCCCGCCTCGCCGCTGAAGGCTCGAGGCGACGAGGACTTCGACTACGAGCACGCCGACGCGTCCGATCGCGCGTTCCTCCGCGCGCTCGAGGACGCGGGCTACGAAGCGAGCTGGCACCCGGTGCACCTCGCGAACGTCGACACGGTCGTCGACGCGCTCGACTGCGACGTGGTGTTCAACCTGTGCGACGGGTCGGGTCAGGGCATCGACAACTATCCAGGTGTCGAGGCCATCGACGCGATCGAGCGGCGCGGGCTGCCCTACACCGGATCGCGGCGCGAGCCGTATCGCACGTCGATCTCGAAGGTCACGATGAAGACGCGCTTCGTCGCGGCGGGCGTGCCCACGCCGAAGTGGCAGCTCCTCGCGTCGCCCGACGAGCCGCTGCTCGACGATCTGCGGGGCGTGCCGCTCTTCGTGAAGCCGCACGACGCGGGCGGGAGCGCGGGCGTGCACCTCTCGTCGATCATCGCGGCCGACGACGAGCTCGCGCTGCGCGCGCGCGTCGAGGAGATCTTCCGCGACTACGGCTCGGCGCTGGTCGAGGAGTACGTCGACGGCCGCGAGATCACGGTCGGGCTGCTCGGATCGGGCGAGCGCGCGAAGGCGCTTCCGCCGCTCGAGGTGCGCTTCGGTGACGCGTTCCCGCCGGGCAAGGGGATCCGCACCCACGAGACGAAGTGGGACACGAGCTCGCCGCTCTACGGGAGCTTCGAGCTGCTGTGTCCGGCGCCGCTCACGCTCGCGGAGACGCGGCGCGTGCTGCGCGTGGCGCGCGACGCGTACCGCGCGATCGACGGAGCGGGCTACGGGCGCGTCGACATGCGCGTCGATCACCGCGGGCCGTTCGTGCTCGAGGTGAACATGAACTGCTCGCTCGAGTACGGAGAGAGCTCGGCCGACTGCGCGATGTACCCGTTCGCCGCGCAGGCGGCGGGGCTCGCGTTCCCCGAGCTGCTGCGGCGCCTGGTGGAGGACGCGAAGCGCTTCCATCGCGCGGCGTCTCCGGCGCGGCGCGCGCGGCGGGTCGTCTCGCTCGAAGCGCGGCGCCGTCGTCGCTGA
- a CDS encoding GAF and HD-GYP domain-containing protein — translation MQDRDRTNDTEMTDLAPVILMRAVEVEPRLGDGLRVELHGVAVEVQRGEGLVIGVSASTLRRAPLDPYLPRIAAGHAGVLLVGQLPDGMLDALPKNAVIAHVPDLASPDALFVALHGALERVELRVAAERRGRWLTRYRYELGELIEISRAISQERDLDRLLTLILEKSRFITGADAGSIYVLESVTPGSREKRLRFKLSQNESVTFESREFTIPLTTRSVAGAAAVNRKPINIPDVYTIGSDEPFGFDPSFDRKVGYRTRSMIAMPMISAEDDVIGVIQLINKKRDPQNRLTVESVDREVVPFDQRSEDLLATLASQAGIALENALLYDEIRRIFDGFVRASVQAIEQRDPTTSGHSLRVSVLSCGLAEAVDRITSGPYKDMRFTRRDLKELEYASLLHDFGKIGVREEVLVKAKKLYPHQLDQVRLRFDYVRKSLEAEGWKRKLDAQIAGAGASDLKRIDEELAARAEELEIAWRTVQEANEPTVLKEGDFTRIAELGQRTYVDACGHAHPLLTSDEVVSLQVTKGSLHDREIEEIRSHVVHTFDFLSSIPWGKSFTRIPEIAGAHHEKLNGRGYPKGLGSEQIPLPSKIMTIADIFDALTARDRPYKKAMPVDRALSILGFEVKDGHVDGELVRIFAEAEVFKKVEGDLSY, via the coding sequence ATGCAGGATCGCGATCGCACCAACGACACGGAGATGACCGACCTCGCGCCGGTCATCCTGATGCGGGCGGTCGAGGTCGAGCCGAGGCTGGGCGACGGTCTGCGCGTCGAGCTGCACGGCGTCGCGGTCGAGGTGCAGCGCGGCGAGGGCCTCGTGATCGGCGTGTCGGCGTCGACGCTGCGCCGCGCGCCGCTCGACCCGTACCTGCCGCGCATCGCGGCGGGCCACGCGGGCGTCCTGCTGGTCGGGCAGCTCCCCGACGGTATGCTCGACGCGCTGCCGAAGAACGCGGTGATCGCGCACGTGCCGGATCTCGCGTCGCCCGATGCGCTCTTCGTCGCGCTGCACGGCGCGCTCGAGCGCGTGGAGCTGCGCGTCGCGGCGGAGCGTCGTGGTCGGTGGCTCACGCGCTATCGCTACGAGCTCGGCGAGCTGATCGAGATCTCGCGCGCGATCAGCCAAGAGCGCGATCTCGATCGGCTGCTCACGCTGATCCTCGAGAAGAGCCGGTTCATCACCGGCGCGGACGCCGGCAGCATCTACGTGCTCGAGTCGGTCACGCCGGGCAGCCGCGAGAAGCGCCTGCGCTTCAAGCTCTCGCAGAACGAGTCGGTCACGTTCGAGAGCCGAGAGTTCACGATCCCGCTGACGACGCGCAGCGTCGCCGGCGCGGCCGCGGTGAACCGCAAGCCGATCAACATCCCCGACGTCTACACGATCGGCAGCGACGAGCCCTTCGGGTTCGATCCCAGCTTCGATCGCAAGGTGGGCTACCGCACGCGCTCGATGATCGCGATGCCGATGATCAGCGCGGAGGACGACGTGATCGGCGTCATCCAGCTGATCAACAAGAAGCGCGATCCGCAGAACCGGCTGACGGTCGAGAGCGTGGACCGCGAGGTCGTGCCCTTCGATCAGCGCAGCGAGGATCTGCTCGCGACGCTCGCGTCGCAGGCCGGCATCGCGCTCGAGAACGCGCTCCTCTACGACGAGATCCGGCGCATCTTCGACGGCTTCGTGCGCGCCAGCGTGCAGGCGATCGAGCAGCGCGACCCGACGACGAGCGGTCACTCGCTGCGCGTGTCGGTGCTCTCGTGCGGGCTCGCGGAGGCGGTCGATCGCATCACGAGCGGGCCCTACAAGGACATGCGCTTCACGCGGCGCGACCTGAAGGAGCTCGAGTACGCGTCATTGCTGCACGACTTCGGGAAGATCGGTGTCCGCGAAGAAGTGCTGGTGAAGGCGAAGAAGCTCTATCCGCACCAGCTCGATCAGGTCCGGCTGCGCTTCGACTACGTGCGCAAGTCGCTCGAGGCGGAGGGCTGGAAGCGCAAGCTCGACGCGCAGATCGCGGGCGCGGGCGCGAGCGATCTGAAGCGCATCGACGAAGAGCTGGCGGCACGCGCCGAGGAGCTCGAGATCGCGTGGCGCACGGTGCAGGAGGCGAACGAGCCGACCGTGCTGAAGGAAGGCGACTTCACGCGCATCGCGGAGCTCGGACAGCGCACCTACGTCGACGCGTGCGGGCACGCGCACCCGCTGCTCACGAGCGACGAAGTGGTCTCGCTGCAGGTGACGAAGGGCTCGCTCCACGATCGCGAGATCGAGGAGATCCGCTCGCACGTCGTGCACACGTTCGACTTCCTCTCGAGCATCCCGTGGGGAAAGAGCTTCACGCGCATCCCCGAGATCGCGGGCGCGCACCACGAGAAGCTGAACGGGCGCGGATACCCGAAGGGCCTCGGGAGCGAGCAGATCCCGCTGCCGTCGAAGATCATGACGATCGCCGACATCTTCGACGCGCTCACCGCGCGCGACCGACCGTACAAGAAGGCCATGCCGGTCGATCGCGCGCTGAGCATCCTCGGCTTCGAGGTGAAGGACGGCCACGTCGACGGCGAGCTCGTGCGCATCTTCGCGGAGGCCGAGGTCTTCAAGAAGGTCGAGGGCGATCTCAGCTACTGA